A single window of Drosophila suzukii chromosome 3, CBGP_Dsuzu_IsoJpt1.0, whole genome shotgun sequence DNA harbors:
- the Obp73a gene encoding general odorant-binding protein 70: MRITQLLYILSVVIASIEAVEYLIRFETKKDKCLNPPRTARKVETVIGECQDEVRNKLVNEAYEILKEQVSHKQPPIDPHDDSIDFIWPSAHGVSGGTSIVHPSSPNHYEYLVYDEPEPHRHMARLMKNIRRLDATSSGIYHPTLVPLEDKRIAGCLLHCVYAKNNAIDQKGWPTLDGLVHFYSEGVHEHGFFMATLRSVNLCLRTMTARYGVNRKELPKKGESCDLAFDVFDCISDQITGYCLDQYSRY, translated from the exons ATGAGGATTACACAACTGTTATATATCTTGAGTGTGGTTATCGCATCGATCGAGGCGGTGGAATATCTAATTCGCTTCGAGACGAAGAAGGACAAGTGCCTGAATCCACCCAGAACGGCCAGGAAAGTGGAGACGGTGATTGGCGAGTGCCAGGATGAGGTCCGCAATAAGTTGGTTAATG AGGCTTATGAGATACTCAAAGAGCAggtgtcccacaagcaaccGCCCATCGATCCCCACGACGACTCCATCGACTTCATCTGGCCCTCGGCTCACGGTGTTTCAGGTGGCACTTCCATAGTTCATCCTTCCAGCCCCAACCACTATGAATATTTAGTCTACGACGAACCCGAACCACATCGTCATATGGCCAGACTCATGAAGAACATCCGACGCCTGGATGCGACCAGTTCGGGCATATACCATCCCACTTTGGTGCCTTTGGAAGACAAACGCATTGCGGGG TGCCTGCTGCATTGCGTTTATGCCAAGAACAACGCCATCGACCAGAAGGGTTGGCCCACCTTGGACGGACTGGTCCACTTTTACTCCGAGGGAGTCCACGAGCACGGGTTCTTCATGGCCACCTTGCGGTCCGTGAACCTCTGCCTCCGGACAATGACCGCCCGGTACGGAGTGAACCGCAAGGAGCTGCCCAAGAAAGGTGAAAGCTGCGATCTGGCTTTTGATGTCTTCGACTGCATATCGGACCAAATCACCGGCTACTGTCTGGATCAATACAGCAGATATTAA
- the Cpr73D gene encoding uncharacterized protein Cpr73D isoform X1, which yields MLHLHRHLNFLWFLCALLGYFAHPARAEIEYNTINEDGSFQFRHANDDIGGYYHSALGTPDNTVRGRYGSRSPASGQIEETVYTAGPRGFRVNGPKIHRKMDLAQYPVLPRGSPDDPLADPFDDPSYSFSFRTPDQSRSEENDSGNRIRGLYSYLDDVGERHSVRYAAGAGTGFEISNAVPDSPSTVAYSSPLYKSHPKTRGKMAVQRGPAGSYKLIASGPDHRRAESRAPDGLVRGTYSFLDDKGVQRTVEYIAGAGIGYRVVHNRIGPGTHINPSVADFRLADPDFRLANDFGRGAGGGLGPKGGGGGGSGASGGAGGAAGSSGVGGAAGRGRTPSRPGGKEYLKPADGGRPRDQGEGDGDGAADDDLGSPDDNQGDDIGISSSSSGSTSFNGKEDRRGFPAGSSQRGSTRYDGGGGGPQRGGGGGAGGGSSGSTRINASGSRNRNRFGSGGGGSASAERGAGRGEAAGGGGSRRGGGGGASGEGDSGLGYLPPTGGSGTSAISGPGDNYHLNDDDVGSSLPPLVTANHRILEIDRDREWVQRHRDSTVIKNVGKWYVGLPPGQSVRAHVQNIDIVPLGGRIGISPSEALRQDEIAELNASREH from the exons ATGCTGCACCTGCATCGCCACTTGAATTTCCTTTGGTTCCTCTGCGCTCTACTGGGATACTTTGCGCATCCTGCGAGAGCGGAAATCGAATATAACACCATCAacgaggatggatcttttcaGTTTCG ACATGCAAATGATGACATTGGCGGCTACTATCACAGCGCCTTGGGCACTCCGGACAACACCGTGCGAGGTCGCTACGGTTCGCGGAGTCCGGCGAGCGGCCAGATCGAGGAGACCGTCTACACAGCCGGACCACGTGG ATTTCGCGTGAACGGGCCGAAGATCCATCGGAAAATGGACCTGGCCCAGTATCCGGTACTGCCCCGGGGAAGTCCCGACGATCCGCTGGCCGATCCCTTCGACGATCCATCCTACAGCTTTAGTTTTCGAACACCAGATCAATCACGCAGCGAGGAGAATGATTCGGGCAACAGGATAAGGG GACTTTACTCCTACTTGGACGACGTGGGCGAGCGGCACAGTGTCCGCTATGCAGCTGGAGCTGGAACCGGTTTCGAGATCTCCAATGCTGTGCCGGACAGTCCATCCACGGTGGCCTACTCCAGTCCCCTGTACAAATCCCATCCCAAAACGCGTGGCAAGATGGCGGTGCAAAGGGGACCAGCAGGCAGCTATAAGCTAATCGCATCTGGTCCGGATCACCGGAGGGCAGAGAGTCGAGCACCCGATGGCCTGGTGCGGGGCACCTACTCCTTCCTGGACGACAAGGGCGTGCAGCGGACAGTGGAGTATATAGCAGGAGCGGGCATTGGCTACAGGGTGGTGCACAACCGCATTGGTCCAGGCACCCACATCAATCCCTCCGTGGCGGATTTCCGTCTGGCAGATCCGGATTTCCGGTTGGCCAATGATTTTGGCAGGGGAGCAGGTGGCGGCTTGGGTCCCAAAGGAGGAGGTGGGGGAGGATCAGGTGCTTctggaggagcaggaggagcagcaggatCAAGTGGGGTTGGAGGTGCTGCAGGCAGGGGTCGTACTCCAAGTAGACCAGGTGGCAAAGAATATCTAAAGCCAGCTGATGGTGGAAGACCAAGAGATCAAGGGGAGGGTGATGGAGACGGGGCAGCAGATGATGATCTCGGATCTCCTGATGATAACCAAGGGGACGATATTGGAATTAGCAGCAGTTCATCTGGTTCCACCAGCTTCAATGGCAAGGAGGATCGAAGGGGATTCCCAGCAGGAAGTTCCCAACGAGGCAGCACCAGATACGATGGTGGGGGCGGTGGGCCCCAGagaggtggtggtggtggtgctggtggtggtAGTAGTGGTTCCACAAGGATCAATGCTAGTGGTTCGAGAAACAGAAACCGTTTTGGTAGTGGTGGAGGAGGAAGTGCCTCTGCTGAGCGGGGAGCAGGAAGAGGAGAAgcagcaggaggaggaggcagTCGTCGAGGAGGTGGAGGTGGTGCCTCCGGCGAAGGCGACTCTGGTCTGGGCTACCTGCCGCCCACAGGTGGATCGGGCACTAGTGCCATTAGCGGACCCGGGGACAACTACCACCTCAACGACGATGATGTGGGCAGTTCGCTGCCTCCACTGGTCACCGCTAACCACCGCatcctggagatcgatcgggATAGGGAGTGGGTCCAACGGCATCGTGACTCGACGGTGATCAAGAACGTGGGCAAATGGTATGTGGGTCTGCCGCCTGGCCAAAGTGTCCGTGCCCATGTCCAAAACATCGATATAGTGCCCCTGGGCGGAAGGATCGGTATCTCGCCCTCGGAGGCACTGCGTCAGGACGAGATCGCCGAGCTGAATGCCTCCAGGGAGCACTGA
- the Cpr73D gene encoding uncharacterized protein Cpr73D isoform X2 produces MDLAQYPVLPRGSPDDPLADPFDDPSYSFSFRTPDQSRSEENDSGNRIRGLYSYLDDVGERHSVRYAAGAGTGFEISNAVPDSPSTVAYSSPLYKSHPKTRGKMAVQRGPAGSYKLIASGPDHRRAESRAPDGLVRGTYSFLDDKGVQRTVEYIAGAGIGYRVVHNRIGPGTHINPSVADFRLADPDFRLANDFGRGAGGGLGPKGGGGGGSGASGGAGGAAGSSGVGGAAGRGRTPSRPGGKEYLKPADGGRPRDQGEGDGDGAADDDLGSPDDNQGDDIGISSSSSGSTSFNGKEDRRGFPAGSSQRGSTRYDGGGGGPQRGGGGGAGGGSSGSTRINASGSRNRNRFGSGGGGSASAERGAGRGEAAGGGGSRRGGGGGASGEGDSGLGYLPPTGGSGTSAISGPGDNYHLNDDDVGSSLPPLVTANHRILEIDRDREWVQRHRDSTVIKNVGKWYVGLPPGQSVRAHVQNIDIVPLGGRIGISPSEALRQDEIAELNASREH; encoded by the exons ATGGACCTGGCCCAGTATCCGGTACTGCCCCGGGGAAGTCCCGACGATCCGCTGGCCGATCCCTTCGACGATCCATCCTACAGCTTTAGTTTTCGAACACCAGATCAATCACGCAGCGAGGAGAATGATTCGGGCAACAGGATAAGGG GACTTTACTCCTACTTGGACGACGTGGGCGAGCGGCACAGTGTCCGCTATGCAGCTGGAGCTGGAACCGGTTTCGAGATCTCCAATGCTGTGCCGGACAGTCCATCCACGGTGGCCTACTCCAGTCCCCTGTACAAATCCCATCCCAAAACGCGTGGCAAGATGGCGGTGCAAAGGGGACCAGCAGGCAGCTATAAGCTAATCGCATCTGGTCCGGATCACCGGAGGGCAGAGAGTCGAGCACCCGATGGCCTGGTGCGGGGCACCTACTCCTTCCTGGACGACAAGGGCGTGCAGCGGACAGTGGAGTATATAGCAGGAGCGGGCATTGGCTACAGGGTGGTGCACAACCGCATTGGTCCAGGCACCCACATCAATCCCTCCGTGGCGGATTTCCGTCTGGCAGATCCGGATTTCCGGTTGGCCAATGATTTTGGCAGGGGAGCAGGTGGCGGCTTGGGTCCCAAAGGAGGAGGTGGGGGAGGATCAGGTGCTTctggaggagcaggaggagcagcaggatCAAGTGGGGTTGGAGGTGCTGCAGGCAGGGGTCGTACTCCAAGTAGACCAGGTGGCAAAGAATATCTAAAGCCAGCTGATGGTGGAAGACCAAGAGATCAAGGGGAGGGTGATGGAGACGGGGCAGCAGATGATGATCTCGGATCTCCTGATGATAACCAAGGGGACGATATTGGAATTAGCAGCAGTTCATCTGGTTCCACCAGCTTCAATGGCAAGGAGGATCGAAGGGGATTCCCAGCAGGAAGTTCCCAACGAGGCAGCACCAGATACGATGGTGGGGGCGGTGGGCCCCAGagaggtggtggtggtggtgctggtggtggtAGTAGTGGTTCCACAAGGATCAATGCTAGTGGTTCGAGAAACAGAAACCGTTTTGGTAGTGGTGGAGGAGGAAGTGCCTCTGCTGAGCGGGGAGCAGGAAGAGGAGAAgcagcaggaggaggaggcagTCGTCGAGGAGGTGGAGGTGGTGCCTCCGGCGAAGGCGACTCTGGTCTGGGCTACCTGCCGCCCACAGGTGGATCGGGCACTAGTGCCATTAGCGGACCCGGGGACAACTACCACCTCAACGACGATGATGTGGGCAGTTCGCTGCCTCCACTGGTCACCGCTAACCACCGCatcctggagatcgatcgggATAGGGAGTGGGTCCAACGGCATCGTGACTCGACGGTGATCAAGAACGTGGGCAAATGGTATGTGGGTCTGCCGCCTGGCCAAAGTGTCCGTGCCCATGTCCAAAACATCGATATAGTGCCCCTGGGCGGAAGGATCGGTATCTCGCCCTCGGAGGCACTGCGTCAGGACGAGATCGCCGAGCTGAATGCCTCCAGGGAGCACTGA